The following coding sequences are from one Triticum aestivum cultivar Chinese Spring chromosome 5A, IWGSC CS RefSeq v2.1, whole genome shotgun sequence window:
- the LOC123107134 gene encoding cytochrome P450 76M5 has product METSTILWLLYVSAASCVLYKVFLCGRNNPKTSSSNARRPPGPTPIPFVGNIFHLQGEPHHALARLAGVYGPVMSLKLGTTTAIVASSASGARDILQKYDHLLAARSITDAGRALGNHERSIVWLPCTSPLWKRLRAVCTNHLFSARGLEATRAVREEKVRELVGSLRAHHAGEAVDVGRVVFSGVLNLVSNVLFSEDVADMSSHRAQELEVLIRGMVEEFTKPNLSDLFPVLSALDLQGRRRRTTQYLRRFNDFFDPIIGRRMKYEGERKDDFLDVLLQLHSVDQLSLEALNCFLSDLFVSGAETNSITVEWTMAELLRQPAVMSKVRAELREALGSKQHPDESDVGRMPYLRAVVMETMRLHPPSPLLMPHEAMADGAEVGGFAVSKGTKLIVNLWAIMRDPALWKQPEEFIPERFLGADMDFRRKDQGEFMPFGAGRRACPGTPMATRVVTLILASVLHAFEWRLPDGMQPCDVDVRGRFGTSLKMVTPLKAVPVPLF; this is encoded by the exons ATGGAGACTTCTACTATACTATGGCTCCTCTACGTCTCGGCCGCTTCTTGCGTCCTCTACAAGGTCTTCCTCTGTGGCAGAAACAACCCAAAGACGAGCTCCAGCAATGCGCGACGGCCGCCGGGACCGACGCCAATCCCTTTCGTCGGCAACATCTTCCACCTGCAAGGCGAGCCGCACCACGCCCTGGCAAGGCTCGCCGGGGTGTACGGCCCCGTCATGTCCTTGAAGCTCGGCACGACCACTGCCATCGTCGCCTCCTCCGCGTCGGGCGCCCGTGACATCCTGCAGAAGTACGACCACCTCCTGGCCGCGCGGTCCATCACCGACGCCGGGCGCGCGCTGGGAAACCACGAGCGCTCCATCGTGTGGCTGCCGTGCACCAGCCCGCTCTGGAAGCGCCTCCGCGCCGTGTGCACCAACCACCTATTCTCGGCGCGCGGCCTCGAAGCGACGCGGGCCGTGCGGGAAGAGAAGGTGAGGGAGCTGGTCGGCTCCCTCCGCGCACACCACGCCGGCGAGGCCGTGGACGTCGGCCGTGTCGTGTTCTCCGGGGTGCTAAACCTCGTGTCCAACGTGCTGTTCTCCGAGGACGTGGCCGACATGAGCTCGCACCGCGCGCAGGAGCTGGAGGTGCTCATCAGGGGCATGGTGGAGGAGTTCACCAAGCCCAACTTGTCGGACCTCTTCCCGGTGCTCTCCGCGCTAGACTTGCAGGGCCGCCGCCGGCGCACCACTCAGTACCTGAGGCGGTTCAATGACTTCTTCGACCCGATCATCGGCCGCCGTATGAAATACGAAGGCGAAAGGAAAGATGATTTCTTAGACGTGCTACTCCAGCTTCATTCCGTGGATCAGCTCAGCCTCGAGGCTCTCAATTGCTTTCTTTCG GACTTGTTCGTGTCAGGGGCGGAGACTAACTCGATCACAGTGGAGTGGACGATGGCTGAGCTACTCCGGCAACCGGCCGTGATGTCAAAGGTTCGCGCCGAGTTGCGGGAAGCTCTCGGCTCGAAGCAGCACCCTGATGAGTCCGACGTCGGCAGGATGCCATACCTGCGCGCCGTGGTGATGGAGACCATGCGGCTTCACCCGCCGAGCCCACTCCTGATGCCACACGAGGCCATGGCCGACGGAGCCGAGGTCGGCGGCTTCGCTGTGTCCAAGGGCACCAAGCTGATCGTCAATCTGTGGGCCATCATGCGAGACCCAGCGCTGTGGAAGCAGCCCGAGGAGTTCATCCCTGAGAGATTCCTAGGGGCGGACATGGATTTCCGGCGCAAGGACCAGGGGGAGTTCATGCCGTTCGGGGCAGGAAGGAGGGCGTGCCCTGGGACACccatggccacgagggtggtgacGCTGATCCTCGCGTCTGTACTTCACGCGTTTGAGTGGAGATTGCCCGACGGGATGCAGCCATGCGACGTCGATGTTAGGGGCCGGTTTGGCACGTCGCTCAAAATGGTCACGCCACTCAAGGCCGTGCCGGTGCCGTTGTTCTAG